The genomic segment CAGTTTGGAGCCAACAATTTTAACGCTGCTTTCAACGAGCTTCTCACTCCTCCAATTGGTTCTGGTGGACGCTTAGTGCTTCTATCTAACTGTGGAGAATGGAAAGCCATTGATGATACTAAAATTGAGCAATTGGAACGTACTTTGCTCAATCTACCAGATACTAATCATCTATTGCTAACCAGCCAATCAAAGTTAGATAATCGATTGAAGTTTACTAAGCTCATTTCCCGATATGCTCAAGTCAAAGAGTTCTCCCTCATCCCAGCTTGGGATACCCAAAAGCTAACTAACAGAGTTAAAGAGGCTGCCTATTTCTTGTCTCTGTCGATATCTAATGAAGCAGTTCACCTCTTAGCAGCTTCTGTGGGTAATAACACTAGGTTGTTGTTTAATGAATTGGAGAAACTAAGCTTAGTATCGGTAAGCTCTGAGATTGATGTGTCTCATGTCCAAAGTTTGGTTAGTATTACTACCGCAAATACTCTCCAACTTGCTCAAGCTATTTGTGTGAAAGATACCACTAAAGCTACCCAAGTGTTGACTAATCTTTTCTCACAAAATGAGCCTGTTCTCAAGATTGTTGCTACTCTCACTACTTTGTTTCGTACTTGGTTGATTGTCAAAGCTATGGTGGATGAAGGGGTGTTAGATAATCATATAATCGCCACAGCCGCAGGAGTGGGAAATCCCAACCGTGTCTACTACTTGAAACAAGAGGTTAGCACAATTTCCATTAACAGATTCAAGCAACTTCTGTATCAATTGTTAGAGTTGGAAATACTAGCAAAACTTGGTGGTACTGAATCACTCTTCACTAGCCACATTATTTCTCTTTGTACTCTATGAGCATTTTACAATTCTTTCCCGACCCAGGCGACCCTACAGACACTACTGGGATTGCAGAGAAAGCTACTTTTGAACCATTTTTTGATGAGATTGTTGGTCAATCAACAGCTATTAAGCTGCTGCAAAGAGCCATAGCTACTAATAGAATACCCAATGCTTTTCTCTTTGCAGGCCCTGATGGTGTGGGTAAACGCCTTACTGCTAAGTGTTTTATTCAAGCACTGTTTTG from the Phormidium ambiguum IAM M-71 genome contains:
- the holA gene encoding DNA polymerase III subunit delta, whose protein sequence is MPTYIYWGDDDYLIERNINKLRDLVVHPNWQVFNFSSYQFGANNFNAAFNELLTPPIGSGGRLVLLSNCGEWKAIDDTKIEQLERTLLNLPDTNHLLLTSQSKLDNRLKFTKLISRYAQVKEFSLIPAWDTQKLTNRVKEAAYFLSLSISNEAVHLLAASVGNNTRLLFNELEKLSLVSVSSEIDVSHVQSLVSITTANTLQLAQAICVKDTTKATQVLTNLFSQNEPVLKIVATLTTLFRTWLIVKAMVDEGVLDNHIIATAAGVGNPNRVYYLKQEVSTISINRFKQLLYQLLELEILAKLGGTESLFTSHIISLCTL